From a region of the Clostridia bacterium genome:
- a CDS encoding S1C family serine protease, whose product MEIKAFDDEDTVSYGSAVAIDEDKLITNAHILYYKKNTQIKTFDYVQIRLATENDYTYAVIEKIDYELDLATIIIENKKLNAISICEKEILIADKIYAMGNAQNYGISIMEGIVAQNNVIVEADGKTITAIQCDLNISEGNSGGALLNKYGELIGLTTFRLKDSSNNVVYGISFAIPIKTINKFLLL is encoded by the coding sequence GTGGAAATTAAAGCATTTGATGACGAAGATACCGTATCTTATGGCTCTGCAGTTGCAATTGACGAAGATAAACTCATAACAAATGCTCATATTCTTTATTATAAAAAGAATACTCAAATAAAAACCTTTGATTATGTTCAAATTAGATTGGCAACGGAAAATGACTATACTTATGCTGTTATAGAAAAAATAGACTATGAATTAGATTTAGCAACGATTATTATTGAAAATAAGAAATTAAATGCAATATCAATTTGCGAAAAAGAAATATTAATAGCAGATAAAATATATGCCATGGGTAATGCCCAAAATTATGGAATATCCATAATGGAAGGTATTGTTGCTCAAAACAATGTAATTGTTGAAGCAGACGGAAAGACAATTACAGCAATTCAATGTGATTTAAATATATCAGAGGGTAATAGTGGAGGGGCGTTATTAAATAAATATGGAGAATTAATAGGACTAACTACTTTTAGATTGAAAGATTCTAGTAACAATGTCGTTTATGGAATTAGTTTTGCTATACCTATAAAAACAATAAATAAATTTTTACTACTATAA
- a CDS encoding recombinase family protein codes for TKKREEFNRMIDKCMAGNIDMIITKSISRFARNTLDCLKYIRQLKDKNIPVYFEKESINTLDSKGEVLLTIMASLAQQESQSLSQNVKLGIQYRYQQGQVMVNTKWFLGYKKDENGHLVIDAEQAETVRRIYREYLEGKSALQITRGLEADGIKNGAGKTHWHPSNIYKILSNEKYIGDALLQKTYTVDFLNKKRVKNKDIVPQYYVEKNHEPIIPREIFMRVQEERAKRKVVRTSNNGTKRVFSCGKLANTVVCGKCGEFYRRIHWYNRGKKSIVWRCISRLENTGLYCDARTVSEADLEKAIITAINKTLCDKDAFLQKLRQNIETVIKEGKNQPLAEIDKRLVYLQEELLRRTNARADFEDVAQEIHTLREQKQKLLMESANQVDAEKRIADMENFLNEQPTVITEYDDALVRKLIEKVTVYEDKFVVEFKSGVMVE; via the coding sequence ACTAAGAAGCGTGAAGAATTCAACCGCATGATTGACAAATGTATGGCCGGTAATATCGATATGATCATTACAAAGTCCATCAGCCGCTTTGCGCGAAATACTTTGGACTGTCTAAAATACATACGGCAGCTTAAAGATAAAAATATTCCCGTTTATTTTGAAAAGGAAAGCATAAACACCCTTGACTCAAAGGGTGAAGTTTTGCTTACCATTATGGCTTCACTTGCCCAACAGGAGAGCCAAAGCCTCTCACAAAATGTCAAGCTGGGCATTCAATACCGATACCAGCAAGGTCAGGTTATGGTAAATACCAAGTGGTTTTTGGGATACAAGAAGGACGAAAACGGACACCTTGTCATAGACGCCGAGCAGGCGGAAACTGTAAGGCGCATCTACCGAGAATACTTGGAAGGCAAAAGCGCGTTGCAAATTACGCGCGGACTTGAAGCGGACGGCATAAAAAACGGCGCGGGCAAAACACACTGGCATCCGAGCAACATTTACAAAATTTTGAGCAACGAAAAATACATAGGCGACGCCCTGCTTCAAAAGACTTATACGGTGGACTTTCTAAACAAAAAGCGGGTAAAGAACAAAGACATTGTTCCGCAATACTATGTGGAAAAAAACCACGAGCCCATTATCCCCCGCGAAATCTTTATGCGCGTTCAGGAAGAGCGGGCAAAAAGAAAGGTTGTCAGAACAAGCAACAACGGCACAAAGCGCGTGTTCAGTTGCGGAAAGCTTGCAAACACCGTAGTGTGCGGTAAGTGCGGCGAGTTTTACCGCCGTATTCATTGGTACAACCGCGGCAAAAAATCCATAGTTTGGAGATGCATCAGCAGACTGGAAAACACAGGGCTTTATTGTGATGCCCGCACCGTTTCGGAAGCAGATTTGGAAAAGGCGATAATAACCGCCATAAACAAAACGCTTTGCGACAAAGACGCTTTCCTTCAAAAGTTAAGGCAAAATATAGAAACGGTTATCAAAGAAGGAAAAAATCAGCCCCTTGCCGAAATAGACAAAAGGCTGGTATATCTGCAGGAAGAACTTCTCCGCCGCACCAACGCGCGAGCCGACTTTGAAGATGTGGCGCAAGAAATACACACGCTAAGAGAGCAAAAGCAAAAACTTCTTATGGAAAGCGCAAATCAGGTAGATGCCGAAAAGCGCATTGCCGATATGGAAAATTTCCTAAACGAACAGCCCACTGTCATTACGGAATATGACGACGCCCTTGTCCGCAAACTGATAGAAAAAGTCACTGTTTACGAGGATAAATTTGTGGTTGAGTTTAAATCGGGCGTAATGGTGGAGTAA